A window of the Radiobacillus deserti genome harbors these coding sequences:
- a CDS encoding DUF441 domain-containing protein, with protein MISPSTIFLLLLFLLGYIGKNQSIMIAVYVLLGIKLFRLDDRVFPYLSEKGISLGVTIITIAVLVPIASGQIGFKDLLESVKSYYGWIALGAGIFVALIAKNGLDLLANDPHLTTALVLGTIIAVVFFQGVAVGPLIGAGIAYVVMKFVDIFVGS; from the coding sequence GTGATTAGTCCATCTACTATTTTCTTATTACTATTATTTTTATTAGGATACATTGGTAAAAATCAATCCATTATGATTGCCGTTTATGTATTATTAGGCATTAAGCTTTTTCGATTAGATGATCGGGTGTTTCCATATCTATCAGAGAAAGGCATAAGCTTAGGTGTTACGATCATTACGATTGCAGTGCTAGTTCCGATTGCAAGTGGTCAAATTGGCTTTAAGGACTTATTAGAGAGTGTTAAATCCTACTACGGCTGGATAGCATTAGGCGCAGGAATATTCGTAGCATTAATTGCTAAGAACGGGTTAGATTTGTTAGCAAATGATCCACATCTGACAACAGCACTTGTGTTAGGTACCATCATTGCTGTTGTTTTCTTCCAAGGTGTAGCGGTGGGGCCACTAATCGGGGCTGGTATTGCCTATGTTGTGATGAAATTTGTGGATATTTTTGTTGGTTCTTAG